In Kiritimatiellia bacterium, the following proteins share a genomic window:
- the folE2 gene encoding GTP cyclohydrolase FolE2, which translates to QKAGIKDLKYLISVLDRENKIQHTVADVSMFVDLPHRFKGTHMSRFVEILNESRGNISLRNISSILHTMSRRFDSRTANLEIRFPYFIEKSAPVSGAKSLMNYQCAFLAKFCRRPAGQKFDLVVEVKTPVSTLCPCSKAISALNAHNQRAILTIQIRSHELVWIEELIEIAEAEASAGLYSLLKRVDEKYITERAYRRPRFAEDIARAVARKLCRDKRIAWFKIESESMESIHNHNAYAMVTSDFINAERV; encoded by the coding sequence CAAAAGGCCGGCATCAAAGACCTGAAATATCTTATCTCGGTCCTTGACCGCGAAAACAAAATCCAGCACACGGTGGCGGACGTTTCCATGTTCGTTGACCTGCCCCACCGTTTCAAGGGCACGCACATGTCGCGCTTCGTGGAAATACTGAACGAGTCGCGCGGCAATATTTCCCTGCGCAACATCAGCTCCATTCTGCACACCATGAGCCGGCGGTTTGATTCAAGGACGGCCAACCTTGAAATCCGTTTTCCGTATTTCATTGAAAAATCAGCGCCGGTTTCCGGCGCGAAGTCATTGATGAATTACCAATGCGCCTTTCTGGCCAAATTCTGCCGCCGGCCGGCCGGGCAGAAATTTGACCTGGTTGTTGAAGTAAAAACGCCCGTTTCAACCCTCTGCCCTTGCTCCAAGGCCATCAGCGCGCTTAACGCCCATAACCAGCGCGCCATTCTGACGATCCAGATCCGCAGTCATGAGCTGGTGTGGATTGAAGAGCTGATTGAAATCGCGGAAGCCGAGGCCAGCGCCGGACTTTACTCGCTCCTGAAACGCGTTGATGAAAAATACATCACCGAGCGGGCATACCGGCGGCCGCGGTTTGCCGAGGATATTGCCCGGGCCGTCGCCCGCAAACTGTGCCGGGACAAACGCATTGCCTGGTTCAAAATTGAAAGCGAAAGCATGGAAAGCATTCACAATCACAACGCCTACGCCATGGTTACCAGCGACTTTATAAACGCGGAACGCGTTTAA